A genome region from Astyanax mexicanus isolate ESR-SI-001 chromosome 19, AstMex3_surface, whole genome shotgun sequence includes the following:
- the LOC111192978 gene encoding baculoviral IAP repeat-containing protein 5.2 codes for MDPTLDQNLDLYFYKNRLATYSGWPFDEECACTSENMAQAGFIHTPSDNSPDVVQCFFCCKELEGWEPQDDPVKEHRSHSPACNFILLKKAVEELTVEEFLKLQKERQKFHIKKTCNQAIEKFEVSAKSRRGDIARMAMEG; via the exons ATGGATCCGACACTCGACCAGAATCTGGACCTGTATTTCTATAAGAACCGGTTAGCCACCTACTCCGGCTGGCCTTTCGACGAGGAATGTGCCTGTACTTCTGAAAAC ATGGCCCAGGCTGGATTTATCCACACTCCCTCTGATAACAGTCCAGACGTGGTCCAGTGCTTCTTCTGCTGTAAGGAGCTGGAGGGCTGGGAGCCTCAGGACGACCCGGT GAAGGAGCACAGGTCTCACTCTCCAGCCTGTAACTTCATCCTGCTGAAGAAAGCAGTGGAGGAGCTGACGGTGGAGGAGTTCCTCAAgctgcagaaagagagacagaaatttCACATC AAAAAGACCTGCAACCAGGCCATTGAGAAATTTGAAGTTTCTGCAAAGTCCAGAAGAGGCGATATCGCCAGAATGGCCATGGAAGGATAA
- the LOC107197388 gene encoding tripartite motif-containing protein 16 has product MIQEFIQNTRIPALCAPPGSAELPSITINQLYTFTDVLKCVSELRERLEDLCKQDVVKISREVNAVAITEPLTREDLLQYSCQLTLDPSTAHQQLCLTEGNTRGRYTSVRQAYPDDPGRFDKNSQVLCCEGLMGRSYWEVELDRKDGLTVAVSYKSISRKGWGYDVTFGCDQQSWRLDCSAGGFFFWHNNKKINIPAAGGGSKVGVYLDHRAGALSFYSITEPIILLHKVTAVFNQPLYPGFGFGYYESAVKICDLK; this is encoded by the exons AGAATACCAGCTCTCTGTGCTCCGCCTGGCTCTGCAGAACTTCCCAGCATCACCATCAACCAGCTTTATACCTTTACTGACGTGCTGAAGTGTGTGTCTGAGCTGAGAGAGAGGCTGGAGGATCTGTGTAAGCAAGACGTCGTCAAGATATCCAGAGAAG TTAATGCTGTCGCTATCACAGAACCTCTTACCAGAGAAGACCTGCTACAAT ACTCTTGCCAGCTCACCCTGGACCCCAGTACAGCGCACCAGCAGCTCTGCCTGACTGAGGGGAACACTAGGGGGCGCTATACGAGTGTCCGTCAGGCCTACCCTGACGATCCCGGGCGGTTCGATAAGAACTCTCAGGTGCTGTGCTGTGAGGGTTTGATGGGGCGGAGCTACTGGGAGGTGGAGCTGGACAGGAAAGATGGACTCACCGTAGCGGTGTCGTATAAAAGCATCAGCAGGAAGGGGTGGGGCTACGATGTGACGTTCGGATGCGATCAGCAGTCCTGGAGACTCGACTGCTCGGCCGGAGGTTTTTTTTTCtggcacaataataaaaaaattaatattccTGCAGCTGGAGGCGGATCTAAAGTCGGAGTGTACCTGGATCACAGAGCCGGAGCTCTTAGCTTCTACAGCATCACCGAACCAATCATCCTCCTCCATAAAGTTACAGCCGTGTTCAATCAGCCGCTCTATCCGGGGTTTGGATTCGGTTATTATGAATCAGCTGTTAAAATTTGTGACTTAAAATAA